AAGCATCCTTTTAAGTATTTATACTACATTGAAGAATCATAACTAATGTAACAGAAAACTAACTGAAAATTAATTATATCAGTTAACAGTTAAAGATTTAGTTGAGTCTTCTTGAACTCCTTAATCTGCCTTGAGTTTTTCTTCCTTGAATTTTAATTCCGAGTTGTTAATGTGAGATGCCATACTTCAACATCCATCACAACCTAAAATAACGGGTTTGTCTTAAACCTTTTGTTGTCATAGAGCAGATGATGTTCAGGTTGCAAGCTCCCATGAATTTGAAGCATCTGTAGTTATGTCTCGCAAGAAATATCCCAGACACGAAAGATGCATATTTACTGACTGGACGGTGTGGTGTGTGTAGGCGTTGCTTCTGTGAATACCTGAATTCCACCTCAATAATTTTCACAACCAAATTTAATTATGAGTGTCCCATGACAGGAAAAAGAGAAAGCGCCTATCTAAATTTAGACAGAGGGCCATATCCATTCAGGAAGGCATGGAAGAAgtgaaaagaaaaattcaattaAGCCCAGGGTCCGACGTTCACATTTGTGGCAGATGACCAACTTCAATTCAATTGCCCTTCAAAGTACAAATGCCTGTCGCGTGAATTCTTTTGTCTTTTCAAGAgctattactattattagtacATTAGGTAGTTGACTAGCAAGCATTTGGTCTACAAATTATATTACTGACCTAGGATTCTTCTCTTGtttctccttattttttttattagttaataCTCTCCGCTTTCGACATTTTCTCttcaatttaattttattcagttcaatttggtttaATTGTTTAAAAACATGCTGGCTATAATTGGTTTGTTAGTTTTGTGTGACTCTGCAGAACATGTGAAACCTTTAAGAAGATGGGCGGGGATCATGTGAGGGGCATCAGACGTACCCTCCGTCCCCATTAAAAACCTCATCCCTTCCCAGCATacgttatatatacatatataattaccTCTTCGCACTTGTGCTTCCTCTATTCTAATGAAATTTCGCTCTGAGTTTCATATGCTTGCGCAGCTGATACTGATTTGAACAGAAAGGAAAAAGACATGAACTCCTCCATTGGAGCTCGCCAATCTTTCCTACTGGCGATTCTCTTCACTGTGACTGTTATGCTGGGTGCCAGCCTTCACTTGTCTCCCCATCACCGTAGTAAGTGCATTGCTTGCTCTCTGTTTTTTACTTCTTCCTTCTTCCGTCTTcgtttttattctttttttttgaaAGTCTTGCGTCATTAATTCTTTCATATTAAATTGACAATGGCGTGTTTAAAATTTTAGTGAAAAGAAAAATTACATGTACTTGATATTCTTAGATATAAAGGATGGCGGCAATGCAGATGGAAATGGAGATGGAGGTGGAGCTCATGTTTTGGCAGAGCCAGAGGTTTATCCGACGAGTGGTTCAAGGTTACCGGACTGCACGCACGCGTGTGGGGCGTGCTTCCCCTGCAAGAGGGTGACCGTCAGCTTCAAGTGCTCCGTTGCAGAGTCATGCCCCATCGTCTACAGGTGCATGTGTAAAGGCAAATACTACCACGTCCCTTCTAATTAATTAGCTACTTAAATAATCCCTTCCTATTCTtctattgtcattattattattgtcaatCATCAGTGGACATCGTCATTATTTGCTTGGAACAGGGTATAAAAGAGAATGGAGAGAttagaatttgtgaaaaaaaaaaaaaatcaagttagttcttttttcttttcttcacaatttttttttcttcttaatgtgtTCTTTCTTGGAATCTGATGAACAATGGACAATGCCACCGCAGTTTTTATTGATTGATTATCAAATTATATAGATTGTAAATTAAACTAATATAGGCCAGTTGTAAGGAAAATTGCATGCAAAAATACAGCCCAAatgatttagaaaaaaaaaaaaaaaaaagattcatgGAAGtagagtttttatttttagtgtttGTATTTGAATACTATTTTGATGCTTCCAAGGATAGTACAAAATTGGATAAATATTTAAGATGACTGTGACATCATTGAATGATTTGCCAACCAAGAAAGGAGATGTTATCACCAATGTACGAAATGAACAGATGCCAAAGGAAACCTAGCATCTTCTGTGCATTGTCAATATAAACATTCCAAGAGTTTGCTTTCCTCCTTGGACATAGAAATAGGATCAAATGTCTTTGTATGAGTTTCAGTCTTATATTCGATTGGATAgaattaaatttagattta
The sequence above is a segment of the Malania oleifera isolate guangnan ecotype guangnan chromosome 8, ASM2987363v1, whole genome shotgun sequence genome. Coding sequences within it:
- the LOC131162039 gene encoding protein EPIDERMAL PATTERNING FACTOR 2-like isoform X1; this encodes MNSSIGARQSFLLAILFTVTVMLGASLHLSPHHRNIKDGGNADGNGDGGGAHVLAEPEVYPTSGSRLPDCTHACGACFPCKRVTVSFKCSVAESCPIVYRCMCKGKYYHVPSN
- the LOC131162039 gene encoding protein EPIDERMAL PATTERNING FACTOR 2-like isoform X2, with translation MNSSIGARQSFLLAILFTVTVMLGASLHLSPHHRNGNGDGGGAHVLAEPEVYPTSGSRLPDCTHACGACFPCKRVTVSFKCSVAESCPIVYRCMCKGKYYHVPSN